A genomic window from Quercus lobata isolate SW786 chromosome 10, ValleyOak3.0 Primary Assembly, whole genome shotgun sequence includes:
- the LOC115963727 gene encoding mitogen-activated protein kinase homolog D5: MDGGGAVDGGGGVPAHPGGGDAVMTEAQPESQNSMMPMSATATTTENISATLSHGGRFIQYNIFGNIFEVTAKYKPPILPIGKGAYGIVCSALNSETNEHVALKKIANAFDNKIDAKRTLREIKLLRHMDHENVVAIRDIIPPPQREAFNDVYIAYELMDTDLHQIIRSNQALSEEHCQYFLYQILRGLKYIHSANVLHRDLKPSNLLLNANCDLKICDFGLARVTSETDFMTEYVVTRWYRAPELLLNSSDYTAAIDVWSVGCIFMELMDRKPLFPGRDHVHQLRLLMELIGTPTEADLGFLNENAKRYIRQLPLYRRQSLTEKFPHVHPAAIDLVEKMLTFDPRQRITVENALAHPYLTSLHDISDEPVCMTPFSFDFEQHALTEEQMKELIYREALAFNPEYLH; encoded by the exons ATGGACGGCGGAGGAGCAGTGGACGGTGGCGGTGGTGTGCCAGCTCATCCTGGCGGAGGAGACGCCGTGATGACGGAGGCTCAGCCGGAGTCTCAGAACTCGATGATGCCGATGTCGGCGACGGCGACGACGACGGAGAACATATCGGCGACGTTGAGTCACGGAGGGAGGTTTATTCAGTACAATATCTTCGGTAACATCTTCGAAGTCACCGCCAAGTATAAGCCTCCCATTCTGCCGATCGGCAAAGGCGCTTACGGCATCGTTTG CTCGGCCTTGAATTCGGAGACGAATGAGCACGTGGCGTTGAAGAAGATTGCGAATGCGTTCGATAACAAGATCGATGCGAAGAGGACTCTACGTGAGATCAAGCTGCTTCGTCATATGGATCATGAAAAT GTTGTTGCAATCAGAGATATAATACCACCACCACAGAGGGAGGCATTTAATGATGTTTATATTGCATATGAGCTAATGGACACTGACCTGCACCAAATTATTCGTTCCAATCAAGCTTTGTCAGAGGAGCATTGTCAG TATTTCCTGTATCAGATCCTCCGTGGATTGAAATACATACATTCTGCAAATGTTCTGCACAGGGACTTAAAGCCCAGCAATCTTCTTTTAAATGCTAATTGTGACTTGaaaatatgtgattttggaCTAGCTCGTGTCACCTCTGAAACTGATTTCATGACGGAATATGTTGTTACAAGATGGTACCGTGCACCAGAGCTTTTATTGAACTCTTCAGATTACACTGCAGCTATTGATGTGTGGTCAGTTGGTTGTATTTTCATGGAATTGATGGATAGGAAACCTCTGTTTCCTGGAAGAGATCATGTGCACCAGCTACGTTTGCTTATGGAG CTTATTGGCACCCCAACAGAGGCTGACTTGGGATTCTTGAATGAAAATGCTAAAAGATACATTCGGCAACTTCCTCTTTACCGTCGGCAGTCCTTAACTGAAAAGTTTCCACATGTCCATCCTGCAGCCATTGATCTTGTTGAAAAGATGTTAACATTTGATCCCAGACAGAGGATTACCG TTGAAAACGCGTTGGCTCACCCCTATCTAACATCTCTGCATGACATCAGTGATGAGCCTGTGTGCATGACTCCCTTCAGCTTTGATTTTGAGCAGCATGCACTGACTGAGGAACAAATGAAGGAGCTGATCTACCGAGAGGCCCTTGCATTTAACCCCGAGTATCTGCACTAA